DNA sequence from the Hemibagrus wyckioides isolate EC202008001 linkage group LG20, SWU_Hwy_1.0, whole genome shotgun sequence genome:
AACAGTCACGACATCTGctgcctgacacacacacacacacacacacacacacacacagacacacacacaggtcctgtATAACCcctactgatcacacacactgagctgttGTCCAGCATGGAGTTCCCTCTGGGAtcttcaccctctctctctctctctctctctctctctctgtctctctctctcccttcctctgttgcttcctctctctccctcaccccctctctctttctctctctcctctccctctctctatccatctccctctcccttCCTCTGTTGCTTCCTCTCCCCCCCTGCCTTCTTCTGTTGcttccacttctctctctctctctctctctctctctctttctctactctcacttcctttcttctctcactctctctctgtctctctctaccccacccctctctctcttcctcccctctctcctctccctctctctcacactccccccctctatttctctctctctctctctctctcttcctccccctctctcctctctctctctctttctctctctctctctctcagtcagaATGGAACAGCTAACTCATTTTGCTGTGATTTTTTCTGCTCTACAGGAGATGTTCACCCCCGAGTGTAAATTTAAGGAATCTGTATTTGAGAACTATTACGTCATCTACTCCTCCACCATGTACCGGCAGCAGGAGTCGGGCCGGGCCTGGTTTCTGGGCCTGACGAAAGACGGCCAAGTCATGAAGGGCAATCGTGTGAAGAAAACCAAGCCCTCGTCACATTTCCTGCCCAGGCCTATTGAAGGTACTCACGCTTCTCCGAGCAAATCTGTTAGACGTTTATGCTCTTTAATAAAGCCACACCCACGTACCATGTCACGTCTGACAATAAACACaagttgtttgttgtttgttccGCAGTCTGCATGTACCGGGAGCCTTCGCTGCACGAGATCGAAGAGAAGCATCGCTCCAGGAAAAGCTCAGGAACTCCGGCCATGAACGGAGGCAAAGCGGTGAACCAGAACTCTACATAGCAGGACCTGGACAcgcaacaacaaccacaacaacaagaacaacaaattgcacacgcacacacacacaaacacacacacaaacacacacacaaacacacacacacaaacacacacacacatcacccgCTGAAGAGATCGAGCCTTCGGAAAAACACCACGGAACTGAACGCTCAACCGATACGACCAAGTCTCACCTGTGAAAAGTGTTCGATTCGAAGACATGCGTTTGGAGGAGAAGGAGGGGCTTGAGGGTGGGGGAGGGGCTTGATGATGGGGGAGGGGCTTGATGCTACAACCGGGAAAAAAGCCGCCAATCAGGACTCGAACTCACCTTTTATGCAACGATCGAGTCAGTTCTGAATCAATACTGTGTAAAGAAAAGCAAGCTTTAaaagcgctctctctctctctccctctctctctcttccttttcctctctcttcctctctcactctctttctttcttttcctctctctctctctctctctctctctctctctctcttcctctctctccccagctctctctctctcttcttctctcactctctttcttccttttcttctctctctcacttcctctctctccccatctctctctctcactctgtttctccctctctttcttcctcttctctcgctttctctcttcttctccccccatctccccctccctctctttctcatcctctctcttccttttcctctctcactctctttcttcctctccctctctcttctctctctccctctttcttcctttctctctccctttctccctctctcaccctctctcttccttttcttctctctctctcttcctctctcccccctcactctctttcttcctctccctctctcttctctctccccatctctcccccttgctctctttctccctctctttcttcctctcccctcctctctcttccccactctctctatctctctttctctacccCCCCCCTGCTCTGTATTATTGGTATTGAAGACATCATCTCCATTTATcctcatgtttattttaatccaGACTGCACATGTTCAAACAAAtaccatcataatcatcatcatcatcatcattattattattaattaattaactaattaattatcATTTATCTTGCTTATCAATGAATGCACTTTTACCGAAGCGAATCTAAACGAATCTGTCAGTTTCTGACTGTATTATAATTGTACTTTAAAAATTTGGTCTGAAGGTTATGAGGAGGATTTGgggattttctttctttctttctttctttctttctttctttctttctttctttctttctgccttttttctttctttctttctttctttctttctttctttctttctttctttttaatcgGTCTTCCTGGATGCTTAAGCAGGGTTGCAGCAAAGCTTGTGAGATGCCTTCAGCTGCAGTcatcatgtttgtttgtttctttgcttGTTGGTTTCTTCATTCCACGCAGAGCTGGTGTCCGTCTtgctagaaaataaaaaataaaatgattttgatTGGAGCGCAGTGGCGTGAGACGCCGCTCTCTCCGTCTGCTTCCACCTGGAAGAAACTCCACAACGTTTTTCAGGAGACGGAGGTGTAAATAGCCACACAATTTGGATTTTATCCCCGAATCTTCCTACTAGAATTCTCCTAATCACAGATAAGCACTTCTGAGctggagaaataaaataaaaaataaaataaatcttcgCTGAGCCAGCATACGCCTCAACCGACGGCGAAATACCTCTTCTCCCAAGCGTTCTCCAACTCAGGAAGCCCTAGTCTAAAAAAGGTCTAgcgtgttgttgttttttctttctttcttttctttatttttctgccACCACGCTCGCCCCGTCTGGGCCAAAGCACAAAGACTGGCCAGTAGGCTGTAGGTGTGGacggggggtggtggtggtggtggtgtggacgGGGTTGTTTTTGGGGTGTCACAAACCAAGAAAAAGTtccagagaaaaagaaaataaaagtttctCCGTTTGAGAAAGCTCTGTACGCTATTCACCAGTCTTCCACTAGGGGCAGCAGTGAGCGCTGAACCCGAGAGTCTGCCGCAAAAGAGGTGacggaatttatttatttatttattttttgcaaagGACTCAAAAAACGCATGAATCAGGAATGCTGTGTTTCTTCTTAATCTAGAATAGACATGCGAggggatttgtgtgtgtgtgtgtgtgtgtgtgtgtgattcagagGACATGAATGATGAGAGAATAACTGTCTCAAGACCTGAAAGGTGAAGAtgaggctaaaaaaaaaatgtaaaaatatatttaaaataattttatttccttttttttaaaatttcatttctttcttttttttgccgtctaaaaacagaattttatttttcaccttTGCAGATGTTTTCACCTTTACCAGAAcactattatataaatattaatatgcattatgaattattatgagatgtacaaaaaaataaaaattaaatatatgcaTTGATATTAAGAAGAATGAAGTTAGAGATTGTTTAAGAATAAAGGTATGATAATAAAGATTTCACTCTGGTCccgggatttatttatttatttgtttgtttgtttgtttgtttattttaaacgcGAAGAACGAGAGGATTCGCAGTCAAACGAAAATGAAACGTCATTCGAACCCGAGTGCTTCAGACAGAGCTGCTGCTTCATCCCATGTGTAACGCTGTAAATTAAAGTGCCAATCCAGTCCAGAGCGCGAGGGTTTTTTTGGGGATGGTGCTCCTGTGCCCTTCATCCTCCCGTTGTCATGGAAACAGACTTTTTCTCCCGAGGacgagaatgattgtgtgtctgacttgtactgagtgtgtgtgtgtggcttcaaatctatgtgtgtgtgtgggcaagaaaatgtgtgtatgtccaTGCTACAAATGGGCTGCTCACCTCAGTGCCAAGCACCAAATGTTATATCAGGTGTTCCTCtaatgacactgtgtgtgtgtgtgtgtgtgtgttttcctctctGAGATGCTATCACACAGCTCAGCTCCTTCATTAACCCCCTCTGGTGCAGTCGGAGGTAGAAGACCTTCGGAGTAAGGAAGGTCAGCGAGATGAAAAGACGAGCAGAAACACAGCCTGAGTTTAgaaaagtttcatttttaacCAGGAAAATGAggaatttaatttcatttgatcATACAGTAGATTTTTCTGCAGCTAAAGTTTATATCCAAGTTGAAACAGAATTCACGGcgaaatgtttataaatataaatgtaaataaaacatttgaaataatgttatttttattctgaatgtttattcattttaaatttatttataaatatttatagatataagatataatagatataaatgtaattttaaatggtgttatttttattctgaattcctattaatttgtatttataatttatttattttgtttttgtttataagctttattaataaatatttcagaaaatattagaacaataaatataaatttaatttagtttttattctgaattttatattaatttctatttcatttctaattttatttaatttttatttatttacaaactttgtttaaaatattttaaataaaaaatattttaagaataaatataaattttatttttgtttattaatacactttatttctaaatatttgaAAAACAAATGTAGGAATTgggaataaacataaatatacatttaactttaaactttgctatttttattcagaatttttatattcattttaatttttttgttttcaattttattttatttttgtttctttaaacactttattcattaatatttaaaaaaaatatattttaggaACGAATATAAATTTTAACGAACataaaattgttttattcttatatatttataaacttatttacaaatattttaacaAATATTTTAGCAATTaatatcaattttattttaaactttaccatttttattctgaatttttctaTTCATTTGTAGTTTATTGACAAGCAGTCGTACCGTCTCAAGCAAAAAGTAcctagtgtaagtgtgtagtgtgtcattTGGGACATGGCCATCACCTTTTAGGACATCTCACACATTAGACAATGCCTTTATAcctttatttcagtttattgcTACATGGATGAGATGCTGATGCTAATGACGAGCGATTAACCTTCTAGCTGTTAATGCACAGTTTACATCTCCATCCCTGATTATAAAGGCTTTATTATTACCTCTTGAGGATTTGTTTCTTATTGAGCGCCTTATTTACCTGAGGGAAAAGTCTTCCTAGGATAGATTCAGTCTCTCCTCGTGCCTGACTGCCGGCTCTGTTCATCGTATCACCGGGGAAACGAAGAACAGATTAGCTGATTGCTTTTTTGAGCTGATGAAGGACTTTTAGACTTTTGTACGCTGCATCCAACTTTTACTAGCGCGGCGGTATCGATGCCAGTGCTGGTGTAGCTGTAAGACTTTGGACAGAGACGATAAGTGAGGCCCTGGGGTCTGCTAAAGAAAAGCCTAACAGCAGCGgctaataaaaaacacaaaagataCACAAAAGGAGAGCAATAAACCATCCCGAGTTTTCCCCGCAGCCGCGGAACCGACGAGATCTGAAAGGAGAACGCTTgagggagaaagaaataaacgTGTTCTGTGGTTAAGAGACCCGAGAACAGAGCTGCAGTACATGGGAAAATGTTTGAGATAAACGGTGTTGAACCCTCACAAGGTTCTATAACAGATCTACAGCTACAAATACCTGAGAAACCTGGGAACCTGAAGGTAGAAAGTAGGACAGAAACATCAAAGTATCTGCAGGGAGGAAGACAGGTCCTGAAAATACAGATGAACAAGAAGAACCAGATCAAAGCACGCCAAAGCTGCTGAGATCAGCACACGGAATAAAAAACCTTGGAAGAAAACCAGACATTTAGAACCTTTACGAGTCCCTCAGAGGCAACCTTGAAAGATAAGTGTTTCCTTTCAGAAAGGTTTCCAGGTAGAACCCTATCAGGAGGCTAAAAATTCTTAACTAGTTGATGAAGAACCGTCAAAGAACATGTTTTCAAATGCAGCGAGAAGATTCTAGGGTTCTAGGTGTTTAGGagaaaacaataaatgaaaatcACGCTCATACGTAGTTCCATACAGAGCATACACTCATCAcaggttcctcaagggttctttaaGAGCTCATTGGCTAATGATCTTCCAAAAACGTGTTCTACCTGGAACTCATGCCTTCTCACTAAACAGATGTTTGGAATTCGAGACTAGAGGATGTGTTACAGCGTCACAGGAAGACCGGATCCCAATTACTGTTGCTCTTTTACAGAGAACAACGTCAGCTTTCTTCCatctcctcttttctcctcttaCTTTCTCCTTGTGTGGTTAGATCCATGGGGATTCTCCCGTTTTGTTTATTCTCGTTCTCGGTCTTTGATGGAGAGCCTCAGTCACAGCTGGAATGGAGAGAGAgcctcattaaaaaaataattggtTCCCCAATCATTACCACGTGGCATCGTTTGAtctgagaagaaaaaacaaaccctgCTTGAGCTGAAAGATTTGCTTTTCATGCATTTCAATATGAAGTTGATCCAGCATGCTGTGCCTGTTTTCCATAACCAGTACCTACAAAAGAAGACCTGGGATCCTTGGAGGTTGCTGGGTgatgacatcatttcctgtgAGACACTAGATTTAACAGTAAACACAAAACCGCAGCATTAATATAAACGCTTCGTAGCCTCATTCACGTCTTTCCTTGTTTGGTTCTCTCGTTATTCTGGTACGATGAAGAACCCAAAATCCAAACCCATTAATTACTCCTAAAGATTCTTCTAACCTTCTCTGAGGAACCGTTGTCCTAGGAAAGGTTTAGAAGCTAGGAACCCTTTCATTCATCATGCAGTTAACCCTTAAAGAACCCTAGAAGAACCCTCTCAAGCCTTTTCAATAGAGGCGGTTGTCTGACCAGTAGGATGTAATTTCAAATCCCGGTACAGTCTGAAATATAAAGGCTTCAGGAAGAACAATTTTCACAGTGATGCCACTGGAGAACCTTTTTTACCTTCCAGTAAAGACCCTTCTTTTTCTCACTGCCAGAAAGTACATTTTTCCACtacaaaaaaatgcaataaaaatgttCTACAGATGTTAAAGGTTCTTTATAGAATAATACACCCTGACTAAGAGCCTTCATTTTTAAGAGTCATAATACTAGGAACAACATGTAGTCCTCAGCTCTGTCTTCAGATTGTTCTCTGCTTGTCTTGGAGCAGCAAATGTTCCAGAAAAATTTAGGGAAAATAATACccatttcttttccttcttcacaTATTTTAAAGAACCAGAAAGTTCCACATTGCTAAAGTTTTATATTCTggacagttttttttccttaacgGAGTGACAGGAGGCATGGAGGACCTGTCTGATTCTGTTCACAGCAGTCtgacacccccacacacacacacacacacacacacacacacatacacacacacacacactcatctccaGCTTTATTCCCACACAGCTGACATCTCATCAAAATTCTGATGAGTCACACTGACAGGGTTTTTCAGACCCACTGCTGAATGAGTTTTCAAAACAGTGTATAAAACAAGTCCCAGAGAACTGCTGGAACCAGAACCGGAACCGGAGCGTTCTTACATCTTTACTGAGGCCGTATGGGAGCACTGAACATTTTCAAATGAACGCATGAGAACACACGAGAATGTTCTTTATATCTAAAAGTGTCCAGGCCATCCATCAGGTCCAGACTCCAGGAGGGTTGAGAGTGGACATTATACATACAAATGTTATAATAATCATTCAGATATAGGAtttcttctactactactactactaataataataattattattattaagaaagaaagaaagaaagaaagaaagaaagaaagaaagaaagaaagaaagaaagaaagaaagaaaaaatgaaataaattttttaaattattatttattatttattaaataatacttatagtaatactactactaaaattatttttttaaaatctactactactacaaattattattattataattaagaAAGAACAAAGgacaaaaataatacatataatagTAATACTACTgctaaaatttgtttttttaaaaaatatattactaaTACTgctaatacaataataataataagaagaagaagaagaagaagaagaagaaagataaatagttttttaaataaatagttttaaatagatttaaatagttacattaattaaaaaaaaatacttataatagtaatactactactaaaaattatgttttttaaaaatatattattaatatattataatatatataatatattatattatataatatataataaattaatactgctaatataataataataataataataataataataataataataataataataataataataaaaaaaattataagagttaaataatttttatatcaAAATTAATACCATAATACAATAATTATAGTAATACTACAactaaaaattatattttaaaaaatactactactactactaataataataatgatagtaaagaaatgattttttaaaattaaaaataatacttaCAACAGTAATACTACtgctaaaaattattttttaaagattttattatttatatatttttaaaaactctactactactagtactaataataatagcaaacaaattaaattaaagataatattaataattgtaataatactACAACttctaataaacaaataatattattatttataataaataaataaatatgattattataaaaatattaaaataatatttgtcatactactactactactaataataataatcttagtaaatatttcttatttatatattattttttaatatttacaagaaaaaatctgccaaataagaaacattaacattaagtGTTAAATTCTGCACTGAACTGTGTCATATCTTATGTAATTTATATAAAACGACTCATCTGAAATGCGTCAGTCTAGTGTTAAATCCAGCAtcactgcaaaataaataaataaataaattaaaaaacatcttTCCTGAAGCCGTATGGGAAGACTGAACATTTTCAAATGAATGCATGAGAACACACCAGAATGTTCTTTACATCTGGAGAGTTTTTCCTCGTcaccgtcacctctggcttcctcattagggataaatttagcACAGTAAAATGAATATCCtggatttttatatatttctgtaaagctgcttggtGACAACGTCCGTTGTTAAAAGTTGTGTCCAGACATCAGGCCATCGGCTCCAGACTCCTGGAGGGTCAAGAGTGGACGTTGTAAAATCTGCACTTTGAGCTCATATATTATGGATGAATCATTACATAATTACAGAAACTCCAATATAatgtaatgacaaaaatctGTCCAAATATTTATCTGACTTTATATATGCAAGGATTCAGTGTAAGAAATTAATCCACAAttattaggcata
Encoded proteins:
- the fgf12a gene encoding fibroblast growth factor 12a isoform X4, with protein sequence MEKGVEPQLKGIVTRLFSQQGFYLQMQPDGTIDGSKDENSDYTLFNLIPVGLRVVAIQGVKAGFYIGMNGEGFLYSSEMFTPECKFKESVFENYYVIYSSTMYRQQESGRAWFLGLTKDGQVMKGNRVKKTKPSSHFLPRPIEVCMYREPSLHEIEEKHRSRKSSGTPAMNGGKAVNQNST
- the fgf12a gene encoding fibroblast growth factor 12a isoform X3; this encodes MRILGRFLKKGAHMLQCLCGERSEATTTTSSEPQLKGIVTRLFSQQGFYLQMQPDGTIDGSKDENSDYTLFNLIPVGLRVVAIQGVKAGFYIGMNGEGFLYSSEMFTPECKFKESVFENYYVIYSSTMYRQQESGRAWFLGLTKDGQVMKGNRVKKTKPSSHFLPRPIEVCMYREPSLHEIEEKHRSRKSSGTPAMNGGKAVNQNST